A window from Lactiplantibacillus pentosus encodes these proteins:
- a CDS encoding YfhO family protein yields the protein MKIARKIPLAVWYTAMFVVIATITYSGLFLAGRTLIWEVDGIAQHFPILLEFQRILQHHPQQLFSWSWNLGLGADQLTTFAYYVVGDPFNYLVALVSPSHLEWAYQALILLRLYFVGLAFLGFSRQFNFKKVSQLVGALTYTFTAYTFYVGMHHPFFLLPMIWFPLLCWAIERVLRGRHWLPLSLITAVVILSNFYFAYLLALGGMIYALVRFWSRRRAKLVMRSFWQLFWRLLVAVTLGVAMAGVLLVPTLLAMLNATRASFNFANGLTSYPINYYVNLPNRLLTNGGSVQYWVTLGLSSISFIAVIYTLRHFKRYWVLNWVILAMMVGILLPQFAAVFNVFSTPSNRWLLMATLVFAYATMAFMDQVTDLTATDLKWLAGVSGGLLILIWLINGFYLNIRKHDIATYLILLALIGVLLAYRALNLSKRQFYVLLLGVVTLNLANNGLGWLSINTNSNSTEQLRQGAAMKWVKNYFDGAQKGLSTSGQFYRTALAPNYYTMRSAESDVPMVLGTHTVGSYFSVQNGYVGAFSQALGNSEYAMNSPLGSLDGRTTMYNLLGVKYLFAREDQLKKQALPAGYEVVKMKTGEPKIFADKFIYGMSNHTGTILLKSKNALPLVYTQRRQISQHAFDQLSAVDREQSMLQGAVTTTHATGVKSVNPTVSGKTVDYTVQADTTNVLDTLDKVVIYRNQHATGSSNNALTKLPADTITLTPEQRESLTPATGLTKPSNRLLNLIAANQKLVQKNQEDNAKGLTHMVSDVQGHQLPYQLTIKHPKRYRKMELYLVLDGISYRRSSIKHALQTSQNTTVFTSRPYTKVDRLNDLRDGLKGNLSASGYSLTAQTTDNQTTFSQLGTTNMSDYEPRTSAVINLGYSKHARQLITLNFTSIRSLRFKSAKLVAVPLGKTTHRETRRLQKSGLKHQHVTNNRITGTTTTKHATVLTTSIPYSTGWQLRVDGRLVQTQVVNKGFVGARLSAGSHRIELTYRTPGLKLGAWLSLVAGLLWLIGSGWLWVRRRPRMRE from the coding sequence TTGAAGATAGCACGAAAAATACCACTAGCCGTCTGGTATACTGCGATGTTTGTGGTGATTGCCACGATAACCTACAGCGGGCTTTTTTTAGCAGGCCGCACGCTGATTTGGGAAGTAGATGGGATTGCCCAACACTTCCCAATTTTGTTGGAATTTCAACGGATCTTACAACACCACCCCCAGCAATTATTTAGCTGGTCGTGGAATCTCGGCTTGGGGGCCGACCAATTAACGACATTTGCTTACTATGTCGTCGGTGATCCGTTCAATTATTTAGTGGCGTTGGTATCGCCGTCCCACCTAGAATGGGCGTACCAAGCCTTGATTTTGTTGCGACTGTATTTTGTTGGCCTGGCGTTTCTAGGTTTTAGTCGCCAGTTTAATTTCAAAAAAGTCAGCCAACTTGTCGGCGCACTGACGTATACGTTTACAGCGTATACGTTCTACGTGGGCATGCACCATCCGTTCTTTTTATTACCGATGATTTGGTTTCCGTTGCTCTGCTGGGCCATTGAACGCGTCCTGCGGGGACGACACTGGCTGCCACTCAGTTTGATTACCGCCGTGGTCATTTTGAGCAATTTTTATTTTGCATACTTACTAGCACTCGGCGGTATGATTTACGCGTTAGTTCGTTTTTGGTCACGGCGACGGGCTAAATTAGTGATGCGCTCGTTTTGGCAATTATTTTGGCGATTGCTGGTCGCAGTGACGCTCGGCGTTGCGATGGCCGGGGTGCTACTGGTGCCTACCTTATTAGCGATGCTGAATGCGACCCGCGCCAGTTTTAACTTTGCCAACGGCCTCACGAGTTATCCGATTAATTATTATGTTAATTTGCCTAATCGGCTCCTGACCAACGGTGGTAGCGTGCAGTACTGGGTCACGTTAGGACTGAGCAGCATCAGCTTTATTGCGGTCATTTATACATTGCGGCATTTCAAACGTTATTGGGTACTGAACTGGGTCATTTTGGCAATGATGGTCGGCATTCTGTTGCCACAGTTTGCCGCGGTCTTCAACGTCTTTTCCACGCCGTCGAATCGCTGGTTGTTAATGGCGACGTTGGTGTTTGCATACGCGACGATGGCCTTTATGGATCAGGTGACTGACCTAACTGCGACGGATTTAAAATGGTTGGCGGGTGTCAGTGGTGGTTTACTGATTCTGATCTGGCTGATCAATGGCTTTTATCTCAATATTCGTAAGCATGACATTGCGACCTACTTGATTCTACTGGCGCTAATCGGGGTGCTGCTGGCGTATCGCGCGTTGAATTTGTCCAAACGGCAATTTTACGTGCTCTTGCTCGGCGTCGTGACGTTAAACCTTGCGAACAATGGGCTCGGATGGTTGAGTATCAACACGAATTCTAACAGTACTGAGCAATTGCGGCAGGGAGCCGCGATGAAGTGGGTCAAAAATTACTTCGATGGTGCACAAAAGGGACTGTCAACGAGTGGTCAGTTCTATCGCACGGCACTCGCACCTAATTATTACACGATGCGTTCCGCTGAAAGCGACGTGCCGATGGTCTTGGGCACGCACACGGTTGGCTCCTATTTCTCAGTACAAAATGGCTACGTTGGCGCCTTCAGCCAAGCGCTAGGCAATTCGGAATATGCCATGAATTCACCATTAGGGTCACTGGATGGCCGCACGACGATGTACAATTTGTTGGGCGTCAAATATCTGTTTGCCCGTGAAGATCAGCTGAAGAAGCAGGCGCTACCAGCTGGTTACGAAGTCGTTAAAATGAAGACTGGTGAGCCGAAGATTTTTGCAGATAAATTTATTTATGGCATGAGTAATCATACAGGGACGATTTTATTGAAGTCCAAGAATGCCTTGCCATTAGTTTATACGCAACGGCGTCAAATCAGTCAGCACGCCTTTGACCAGCTCAGTGCCGTTGATCGTGAACAGTCGATGCTTCAGGGTGCCGTTACGACGACCCATGCAACCGGCGTGAAATCGGTCAACCCAACTGTGAGCGGCAAAACGGTCGATTACACCGTTCAGGCGGATACGACCAATGTCTTGGATACGTTGGATAAAGTCGTCATTTATCGGAATCAGCATGCAACGGGGTCTTCCAATAACGCGTTGACCAAGTTGCCCGCTGATACGATTACGCTGACACCGGAACAGCGGGAAAGTTTGACACCTGCGACTGGGTTAACGAAGCCATCTAATCGGTTACTGAATCTGATTGCGGCCAATCAAAAGCTGGTTCAGAAAAATCAAGAAGATAACGCCAAGGGTCTGACGCACATGGTTAGTGACGTTCAGGGCCATCAGCTCCCATACCAATTGACGATTAAACATCCCAAGCGTTATCGCAAGATGGAATTGTACTTGGTCCTCGATGGGATTAGCTACCGGCGTTCATCAATCAAACACGCGCTGCAAACGAGTCAAAATACGACCGTCTTTACGTCGCGGCCCTATACCAAGGTGGATCGACTCAATGATTTGCGTGACGGCCTCAAGGGGAATTTGAGTGCCAGTGGCTATTCACTGACCGCCCAAACGACCGACAACCAAACGACCTTTAGTCAGCTGGGAACCACCAATATGTCTGATTATGAACCACGGACTTCGGCAGTCATCAACCTGGGCTACAGCAAGCATGCCCGTCAACTGATCACGTTGAACTTCACGAGCATTCGGAGTTTGCGTTTTAAATCGGCTAAACTGGTGGCGGTACCACTTGGTAAGACGACGCATCGAGAGACGCGCCGCTTACAGAAAAGTGGGTTGAAGCATCAGCATGTGACGAACAATCGCATTACGGGGACGACAACGACTAAGCACGCGACCGTACTAACCACGTCGATTCCATATTCGACTGGTTGGCAGTTACGTGTTGACGGTCGCTTAGTGCAGACCCAAGTTGTCAATAAGGGGTTTGTTGGCGCGCGGTTGTCGGCTGGCAGTCATCGCATCGAACTCACTTATCGCACACCCGGGCTGAAACTAGGAGCCTGGTTAAGTCTAGTTGCAGGCCTGTTGTGGCTGATTGGCAGCGGCTGGCTGTGGGTACGGCGACGACCACGAATGCGTGAATAA
- the mutL gene encoding DNA mismatch repair endonuclease MutL: MGKIHELSSVLADQIAAGEVVERPASVVKELVENAVDAHATQVDILVQESGVQSIRVIDDGDGIDDSEVLTAFKRHATSKITSREDLFRVHSLGFRGEALPSIASVADVVMNTSTGTTGTSIHYRGGKLLQQAPAPLRQGTDITVTDLFFNTPARLKYLKSPQTELANILDVVNRIALSYPSVAFRLVHNAKELLKTAGRGDLQQVIAGIYGVQNARKMVAIAGETPDFKLAGFVALPELTRANRQYITVLINGRAIKNQQLTKAVIKGYGSKLMVGRYPIAVIALTMDPLLVDVNVHPTKQEVRLSKEPELSKLISETITARLVDVNLIPSALTNLGSHRREHLKTDQLAMDLNAASSQYHVATPKTKANAATSASAEQFAASIAAATTATSTSAATISVPVASDVPSEAAPSAVETQSASTSAEPIMISRADELATPSVQAFDQRYQSETAAQPFGKTAEPEVADSTAPAPTSEAPGTERFPQLRYLGQMHGTYLLAEADDGMYILDQHAAQERINYEYYRQAIGEVSADQQNLLVPIILDYPTSDVLKIKEKLPLLAELGLHLESFGGNSFIVHAHPTWFKAGQEEDTIREMIDWILQDDKLTVAQFREKTAIMMSCKRAIKANHHLDDQQARALLEKLPTCENPFNCPHGRPVTVHFTNSDMERMFKRIQDSHEARD, encoded by the coding sequence ATGGGAAAAATTCATGAATTATCTTCCGTGTTAGCGGATCAAATCGCTGCGGGTGAAGTTGTGGAGCGGCCTGCCTCGGTCGTAAAGGAATTAGTTGAAAATGCCGTCGATGCCCACGCCACCCAAGTGGATATTTTAGTCCAAGAGTCGGGGGTCCAGTCGATTCGGGTGATTGATGATGGTGATGGCATTGATGATTCAGAAGTGTTGACGGCCTTTAAACGGCACGCCACCAGCAAAATCACGTCGCGTGAAGATTTGTTTCGCGTGCATTCGCTAGGATTTCGAGGTGAAGCCTTGCCAAGTATCGCGTCAGTCGCGGATGTGGTGATGAATACCAGTACCGGCACGACTGGGACAAGTATTCACTACCGCGGTGGCAAATTGTTGCAACAGGCCCCAGCACCGCTGCGACAGGGAACGGATATTACCGTGACCGATTTGTTTTTCAACACACCGGCCCGGCTGAAATATTTAAAGTCGCCCCAAACGGAACTGGCTAATATCTTAGACGTGGTCAACCGGATTGCACTGAGTTATCCGAGCGTTGCCTTTCGACTCGTGCACAATGCCAAGGAGCTCCTAAAAACGGCGGGGCGCGGTGACCTACAACAAGTGATTGCCGGCATTTATGGGGTACAGAATGCCCGTAAGATGGTGGCAATTGCTGGTGAAACGCCAGATTTCAAGCTAGCTGGTTTTGTCGCGTTACCGGAATTGACGCGTGCCAATCGCCAATATATCACGGTGCTCATTAATGGGCGGGCTATCAAAAATCAACAGTTGACCAAAGCAGTTATCAAGGGTTACGGCTCAAAGTTGATGGTAGGTCGCTATCCGATCGCTGTGATCGCATTAACGATGGATCCGTTACTAGTCGATGTCAACGTTCATCCGACAAAGCAGGAAGTGCGGTTAAGCAAGGAACCAGAGTTGTCGAAGTTGATCAGTGAAACGATTACGGCGCGACTGGTGGATGTCAATTTGATTCCTTCCGCCTTGACCAACCTGGGTAGCCACCGCCGTGAGCATCTCAAAACAGATCAATTGGCGATGGACTTAAACGCTGCGTCTTCACAATATCACGTTGCGACACCCAAAACGAAAGCTAATGCGGCCACTTCGGCTTCAGCTGAACAATTTGCGGCTTCAATTGCGGCCGCAACGACGGCTACCTCGACTTCAGCAGCAACGATTAGTGTGCCAGTCGCATCGGATGTTCCGTCTGAAGCCGCGCCTTCAGCGGTCGAGACTCAATCAGCTTCCACCTCCGCTGAACCAATCATGATTAGTCGGGCTGATGAGCTAGCAACACCGTCTGTCCAAGCCTTTGACCAGCGGTACCAATCTGAAACGGCTGCACAGCCCTTTGGTAAGACCGCTGAGCCTGAAGTGGCCGATTCGACCGCACCCGCACCAACGAGTGAGGCCCCCGGAACGGAACGCTTTCCGCAATTACGCTACTTGGGGCAAATGCATGGGACCTATTTGCTGGCTGAAGCGGACGATGGCATGTATATCTTGGACCAACATGCGGCCCAAGAACGTATCAATTATGAATATTATCGTCAAGCCATTGGTGAGGTGAGTGCTGACCAGCAAAATCTGTTGGTGCCAATTATTCTCGATTATCCCACCAGTGATGTCCTGAAAATCAAGGAAAAGTTGCCGTTGTTGGCAGAATTAGGGCTGCATTTGGAATCGTTTGGCGGTAACAGCTTTATCGTCCATGCCCATCCGACCTGGTTTAAAGCCGGTCAAGAAGAGGATACGATTCGAGAGATGATTGATTGGATCCTACAAGATGATAAGCTGACGGTGGCCCAATTCCGAGAAAAAACGGCCATTATGATGTCGTGTAAACGCGCGATCAAAGCCAATCATCATCTGGATGACCAACAGGCGCGGGCCTTGCTTGAAAAGTTACCGACCTGTGAGAATCCATTTAATTGCCCACATGGTCGTCCGGTCACCGTTCACTTCACGAATTCTGACATGGAGCGGATGTTCAAACGGATTCAAGATAGCCATGAAGCGCGCGACTGA
- the mutS gene encoding DNA mismatch repair protein MutS: protein MPQKTKDTPMMRQYLAVKNQYPDAFLFYRLGDFYEMFFDDAIKGAQLLELTLTTRNHSAENPIPMCGVPHRAVQNYIDILVDKGYKVAICEQMEDPKLAKGMVKREVIQLVTPGTTLERGAEQAKSNNYLTALIQVDKQYGFAYADLSTGELKTSVLTTNEALVNELTSLQTKEIVVDESVPAELRDQIQKLGILISEQNQVTPQATLSYLTQDLTVDLEKQVVERLLMYITVTQKRSLAHLQKAVAYEPSYFLKLDHNSKYNLELMKSIRTGKKQGTLLWLLDETKTAMGGRLLKQWIDRPLIVQDDIKTRQNKVAALLDHYFERSNLQEELVKVYDLERLAGRVAFGSVNGRDLIQLKTSLRQIPKIRYILSELDTQVFNDEVNQLDPVEDVADLIEEAIVEDAPLSVTDGGVIKDGYNQQLDQYRDAMNNGKKWIAALEAQEREATGIKNLKIGFNRVFGYYIEVTKANLAQLPADRYERKQTLTNAERFSTPELKEHESLILEAESHSTDLEYQLFTTVRETVKKAIQRLQTLAKAVAAIDVLQSFAVVSEDYHFVRPTLTKDHDLKIVDGRHPVVEKVMGNQSYVPNDVTMAPDETVLLITGPNMSGKSTYMRQLALTVIMAQIGCFVPAKSAQLPIFDQIFTRIGATDDLISGQSTFMVEMQEANNALQHATANSLVLFDEIGRGTATYDGMALAQAIIEFVHNHIHAKTLFSTHYHELTALDQELSGLRNVHVGATEQNGELVFLHKVEPGAADKSYGVHVAKLAGMPDSLLKRANKILTSLENQTSTVSTTAASLAASDGDHSAATVQSASAPATTDSEPEKQAAAPADDVVVADSRGDDVTAKAVATGEPTDEQLSLFAEPTVTDPKSEKVLQQLKNLNLMAMTPMDVMNQLYKWQQKLGK from the coding sequence GTGCCACAAAAAACGAAAGATACGCCGATGATGCGTCAGTACTTAGCAGTTAAAAATCAATATCCCGATGCGTTCTTATTTTATCGACTCGGTGATTTTTATGAAATGTTTTTTGATGACGCCATTAAAGGTGCCCAGTTATTAGAATTGACGCTGACGACGCGGAACCACTCAGCGGAAAATCCGATTCCAATGTGTGGGGTCCCGCATCGTGCAGTGCAAAATTATATTGATATTTTAGTCGATAAGGGCTATAAAGTGGCCATTTGTGAGCAGATGGAAGACCCAAAGCTGGCAAAAGGAATGGTCAAACGAGAAGTGATTCAGCTGGTCACACCGGGGACCACGTTAGAACGTGGGGCGGAACAGGCGAAGTCGAATAATTACCTGACCGCCTTGATTCAAGTCGACAAGCAATATGGCTTCGCGTATGCGGATTTATCGACCGGTGAATTAAAGACTAGTGTCCTGACGACCAACGAAGCACTCGTCAATGAATTAACGAGTTTGCAGACCAAAGAAATTGTGGTCGATGAGTCGGTGCCAGCCGAATTACGCGACCAGATTCAGAAACTCGGTATTCTAATCTCAGAACAAAATCAAGTGACCCCTCAAGCGACACTCAGTTATTTGACGCAAGATTTGACGGTTGATTTAGAAAAGCAGGTTGTAGAACGGTTGTTGATGTATATTACCGTGACGCAAAAGCGGAGTCTGGCGCATTTGCAAAAAGCAGTTGCGTACGAACCGTCGTACTTCTTGAAGTTAGATCATAATTCTAAATATAATTTGGAACTAATGAAGTCGATTCGGACTGGTAAGAAGCAGGGGACCCTGCTGTGGTTGCTTGATGAGACTAAGACGGCGATGGGTGGTCGGTTACTCAAACAGTGGATCGATCGACCATTGATTGTGCAGGACGATATTAAAACGCGTCAAAATAAAGTTGCGGCACTTTTAGACCATTATTTTGAACGCAGTAATTTACAAGAAGAACTGGTCAAAGTCTATGACTTAGAACGTCTGGCCGGACGAGTCGCATTCGGTAGTGTCAACGGCCGGGATTTGATTCAGTTAAAAACGTCGTTACGTCAGATTCCAAAGATTCGCTATATCTTATCTGAATTAGACACGCAAGTTTTCAATGATGAAGTCAATCAGCTGGACCCCGTCGAAGATGTCGCTGACTTGATTGAAGAAGCCATTGTCGAGGATGCACCGTTGTCCGTTACGGATGGTGGCGTTATTAAGGACGGTTACAATCAACAGTTGGATCAGTATCGCGATGCGATGAACAATGGGAAGAAGTGGATCGCGGCACTCGAAGCTCAGGAGCGCGAGGCGACCGGTATCAAGAACCTCAAAATCGGCTTTAACCGCGTTTTCGGTTATTATATTGAAGTGACAAAGGCCAATCTAGCGCAGTTACCGGCTGATCGGTACGAACGTAAGCAAACCTTAACCAATGCAGAACGGTTTAGCACTCCAGAGCTCAAAGAACATGAGAGCCTGATTTTAGAGGCTGAGAGCCATTCTACCGATTTGGAGTACCAATTATTCACGACGGTACGAGAAACGGTTAAAAAGGCAATTCAGCGGCTTCAAACGTTGGCTAAGGCGGTGGCGGCAATTGATGTGCTGCAGAGTTTTGCAGTGGTCAGTGAAGATTACCACTTCGTCCGGCCGACTTTGACCAAAGACCATGATTTAAAAATCGTTGACGGTCGTCATCCGGTCGTTGAAAAGGTCATGGGAAACCAAAGTTATGTGCCAAACGACGTTACCATGGCGCCCGATGAGACGGTTTTACTGATTACCGGGCCGAACATGTCCGGGAAGAGTACTTACATGCGTCAGTTAGCGTTGACGGTCATCATGGCCCAAATCGGTTGCTTTGTCCCCGCAAAATCGGCGCAGCTCCCGATTTTTGATCAGATTTTTACGCGTATTGGCGCAACTGATGATTTGATTTCAGGTCAGAGTACCTTCATGGTCGAAATGCAGGAAGCTAACAACGCGTTACAACACGCAACGGCCAATAGTCTGGTCTTGTTTGACGAAATTGGTCGTGGAACCGCGACATACGATGGGATGGCATTGGCCCAGGCAATCATCGAATTCGTGCATAACCATATTCATGCCAAAACGCTCTTTTCCACGCATTATCATGAGCTGACAGCGCTGGACCAAGAGTTAAGTGGCCTGCGTAACGTTCACGTTGGCGCGACCGAACAGAACGGCGAATTAGTCTTCCTGCATAAAGTCGAACCCGGCGCGGCTGACAAGTCATATGGGGTCCACGTGGCCAAGCTGGCCGGAATGCCAGATAGTTTGTTGAAGCGTGCAAATAAAATCTTAACGAGTTTGGAAAATCAAACCAGCACGGTCTCAACCACGGCTGCATCACTCGCGGCTAGTGATGGGGATCATTCGGCGGCAACAGTGCAATCAGCTAGTGCCCCCGCAACGACCGACAGCGAGCCTGAGAAACAAGCGGCAGCCCCCGCTGATGATGTGGTCGTAGCAGACAGTCGGGGTGATGATGTTACTGCCAAGGCGGTAGCAACTGGCGAACCTACTGATGAACAGCTGTCACTATTTGCTGAACCAACGGTCACTGATCCGAAGAGTGAGAAAGTCTTACAACAATTGAAGAATCTGAACTTAATGGCGATGACGCCAATGGATGTCATGAACCAATTGTACAAGTGGCAACAAAAATTAGGGAAGTAA
- a CDS encoding TIGR00282 family metallophosphoesterase, with amino-acid sequence MRILFVGDVMGNVGQTAITTYLPKLKRRYKPQVTIVNGENATRGRGINEAVYKDILTAGADVITMGNHTWDNNEIFDFINGAKKLVRPLNFPPATTPGVGYTIVKVNAVKLAVINLQGNVFMGQNLADPFTTVQPLVAKLREETPNIFVDFHAETTSEKEAMAWYLDGQVSAVVGTHTHVQTSDERVLPNGTAFLSDVGFTGPYNGILGMTRENVIQRFLEQMPTRFNVQEDSPAVLSGCVIDLDGQSGRAKKIARILINPDHPYFDD; translated from the coding sequence ATGCGAATTCTATTTGTTGGGGATGTCATGGGCAATGTCGGTCAAACGGCAATTACAACGTACTTACCCAAATTAAAACGGCGCTACAAGCCACAAGTCACAATCGTCAATGGTGAAAATGCCACTCGTGGACGGGGAATCAATGAAGCAGTGTATAAAGATATCCTGACGGCTGGGGCTGACGTGATTACGATGGGCAATCATACTTGGGATAACAATGAAATTTTTGATTTTATCAATGGTGCCAAGAAGTTAGTCCGACCACTGAACTTTCCACCGGCAACGACGCCGGGCGTGGGATATACCATCGTCAAGGTCAATGCGGTCAAGTTAGCGGTGATCAATTTACAAGGCAACGTCTTTATGGGCCAAAACTTAGCGGATCCCTTCACGACCGTGCAACCATTAGTCGCCAAGTTACGTGAGGAGACGCCCAATATTTTTGTTGATTTTCACGCCGAAACGACGAGTGAAAAGGAAGCGATGGCTTGGTACCTAGATGGCCAAGTGAGTGCAGTTGTGGGCACCCATACCCATGTGCAAACGAGTGATGAACGGGTGCTGCCTAATGGAACGGCCTTTTTAAGTGACGTCGGTTTTACGGGCCCGTATAATGGAATCTTGGGAATGACGCGTGAAAATGTGATTCAGCGCTTCCTTGAACAGATGCCGACCCGTTTCAACGTCCAAGAAGATAGTCCAGCAGTGTTATCAGGGTGTGTCATTGACCTGGATGGCCAGAGCGGGCGAGCAAAAAAGATTGCCCGGATTTTAATCAATCCGGACCACCCATATTTTGATGATTAA